One Onthophagus taurus isolate NC chromosome 11, IU_Otau_3.0, whole genome shotgun sequence genomic window carries:
- the LOC111425038 gene encoding uncharacterized protein isoform X1 translates to MEALLSYFFEKFSESERNSLHARYKRQVMVEYFNTLIEGCRLGENVSSEKVVREAIREILRFHEKARRENGNVCLMGKYHDILYIAIKLCYDWELKDTQMVATLLDAIFSCEHTFERIFIGALFGTRAPFYIAGWKSDFRDQEENLRAVVYYLDHATNASLEYEYLIEKLRFIDVPIESCGKMTPLKISIQLGLPDKMLILLRYGATINKNDDDDVLMWLINKLSEFKGRYPYNFVACLQILLRVLPRSFQKDDLIEDYSELITHGVVPPTRCGLIPAELKHLCRCVIRKRLWENYELPGGIRKLPIPKILFRYLDIMED, encoded by the exons ATGGAAGCATTattgagttatttttttgaaaagttctCAGAATCAGAGCGTAACAGTCTCCACGCCAGATACAAGAGACAGGTGATGGTGGAATATTTTAATACGCTCATAGAAGGTTGTCGATtag GTGAAAATGTATCATCGGAGAAAGTTGTTAGAGAAGCGATACGAGAAATACTTCGTTTCCACGAAAAAGCACGTAGAGAGAACGGCAACGTGTGTTTAATGGGAAAGTACCACGACATCTTGTATATCGCCATTAAATTATGTTACGATTGGGAATTAAAAGACACCCAAATGGTTGCGACGTTATTAGACGCGATTTTTAGTTGCGAACATACGTTTGAACGAATTTTTATCGGGGCTTTATTTGGAACCAGGGCCCCCTTTTATATCGCCGGCTGGAAAAGCGATTTTCGCGatcaagaagaaaatttaagaGCCGTCGTTTATTATTTGGATCACGCCACGAACGCTTCGTTAGAATACGAatatttaatcgaaaaattaaGGTTTATCGATGTCCCAATTGAGAGTTGCGGGAAGATGACAcctttaaaaatttcgataCAACTAGGGTTACCGGATAAGATGTTAATTTTACTTCGATACGGTGCCACGATTAATAAAAacgatgatgatgatgttTTGATgtggttaattaataaattaagtgaaTTTAAAGGGAGGTACCCTTATAATTTCGTTGCTTgcttacaaattttattacgaGTTTTACCGAGGAGTTTCCAAAAAGATGATTTAATTGAGGATTACTCCGAATTAATTACTCATGGGGTTGTTCCCCCTACGAGGTGTGGATTGATTCCGGCGGAATTAAAACATTTGTGTCGATGTGTGATTAGAAAAAGATTGTGGGAGAATTACGAGCTTCCTGGAGGGATTCGAAAACTTCCTATTCctaagattttgtttagatacTTGGATATTATGGaggattaa
- the LOC111425038 gene encoding uncharacterized protein isoform X2 produces the protein MVEYFNTLIEGCRLGENVSSEKVVREAIREILRFHEKARRENGNVCLMGKYHDILYIAIKLCYDWELKDTQMVATLLDAIFSCEHTFERIFIGALFGTRAPFYIAGWKSDFRDQEENLRAVVYYLDHATNASLEYEYLIEKLRFIDVPIESCGKMTPLKISIQLGLPDKMLILLRYGATINKNDDDDVLMWLINKLSEFKGRYPYNFVACLQILLRVLPRSFQKDDLIEDYSELITHGVVPPTRCGLIPAELKHLCRCVIRKRLWENYELPGGIRKLPIPKILFRYLDIMED, from the exons ATGGTGGAATATTTTAATACGCTCATAGAAGGTTGTCGATtag GTGAAAATGTATCATCGGAGAAAGTTGTTAGAGAAGCGATACGAGAAATACTTCGTTTCCACGAAAAAGCACGTAGAGAGAACGGCAACGTGTGTTTAATGGGAAAGTACCACGACATCTTGTATATCGCCATTAAATTATGTTACGATTGGGAATTAAAAGACACCCAAATGGTTGCGACGTTATTAGACGCGATTTTTAGTTGCGAACATACGTTTGAACGAATTTTTATCGGGGCTTTATTTGGAACCAGGGCCCCCTTTTATATCGCCGGCTGGAAAAGCGATTTTCGCGatcaagaagaaaatttaagaGCCGTCGTTTATTATTTGGATCACGCCACGAACGCTTCGTTAGAATACGAatatttaatcgaaaaattaaGGTTTATCGATGTCCCAATTGAGAGTTGCGGGAAGATGACAcctttaaaaatttcgataCAACTAGGGTTACCGGATAAGATGTTAATTTTACTTCGATACGGTGCCACGATTAATAAAAacgatgatgatgatgttTTGATgtggttaattaataaattaagtgaaTTTAAAGGGAGGTACCCTTATAATTTCGTTGCTTgcttacaaattttattacgaGTTTTACCGAGGAGTTTCCAAAAAGATGATTTAATTGAGGATTACTCCGAATTAATTACTCATGGGGTTGTTCCCCCTACGAGGTGTGGATTGATTCCGGCGGAATTAAAACATTTGTGTCGATGTGTGATTAGAAAAAGATTGTGGGAGAATTACGAGCTTCCTGGAGGGATTCGAAAACTTCCTATTCctaagattttgtttagatacTTGGATATTATGGaggattaa